The following coding sequences are from one Nonlabens arenilitoris window:
- a CDS encoding lactonase family protein translates to MLRNVITKYLSLFLVLILLFGCQSKKEITLLFVGSFTDKKPGEGIHVYQFNTKTGEASLKFTLDSITNTSFLKLAKNGKYLYSVMDSQMPYHGKIAAYTVDSINGTIELINTQDCGGLNPAHLNIDKTGTFLTNSNYSDGSISIFKIREDGGLNSFSQLTRFKDSSLIKKRQSASHIHSSNFSPDNNYLFVHDLGADKIRRFKLDFKSQDSILQNETQIQIKPGSGPRHFTFHPNGKFGYSIAELSGKIIAFKYQNNNLEFIEEYQSYKNNHDIYRAADIHISQDGNFLYASNRGPDEDTISIFSINATTGKLISVEHKPTYGEHPRNFTLSPCGNFILVANQFSSNVVVFRRDVTTGKLFKLPHSIKVNNPSSLQMQTYL, encoded by the coding sequence ATGCTACGAAATGTAATAACCAAATACTTATCGCTATTCTTAGTTTTAATATTACTTTTTGGTTGTCAGTCAAAAAAAGAAATCACCTTACTTTTTGTAGGTAGTTTTACGGATAAAAAACCAGGAGAAGGCATACATGTCTACCAGTTCAACACTAAAACAGGTGAAGCTTCTTTAAAATTTACGCTGGATAGTATTACCAATACATCATTTTTAAAATTAGCTAAGAACGGTAAGTATTTGTATTCCGTTATGGATAGTCAAATGCCGTATCACGGAAAAATAGCAGCTTACACTGTAGATTCTATTAATGGAACTATTGAATTAATAAATACACAAGATTGTGGTGGTTTAAATCCGGCCCATCTCAACATAGATAAAACTGGTACATTTTTAACTAATTCAAATTACTCAGATGGTAGTATAAGTATTTTTAAAATCCGAGAAGATGGTGGTCTTAACTCTTTTAGTCAACTCACAAGATTTAAAGATAGTAGTTTAATTAAAAAACGTCAGAGTGCTTCTCATATTCACTCTTCTAATTTTTCACCTGATAATAATTACTTATTTGTTCATGACCTTGGTGCAGATAAAATAAGAAGATTCAAATTAGATTTTAAAAGTCAAGATTCTATTCTTCAAAATGAGACTCAAATTCAAATAAAACCAGGAAGTGGTCCACGACATTTCACCTTTCATCCTAATGGTAAATTTGGCTATAGTATTGCTGAGTTAAGTGGTAAAATAATTGCTTTTAAATACCAAAACAACAACTTAGAGTTCATTGAGGAATATCAATCGTATAAGAATAATCATGATATCTATAGAGCAGCAGACATTCATATTTCCCAAGATGGAAATTTTCTGTACGCTTCAAATCGTGGTCCAGATGAAGATACTATTTCAATATTCTCAATTAACGCTACTACAGGAAAATTAATTTCAGTAGAACATAAACCTACTTATGGAGAACACCCTAGAAATTTTACATTATCACCTTGCGGCAATTTTATTTTAGTTGCAAATCAATTTTCAAGTAATGTTGTCGTTTTTCGTCGCGATGTTACTACTGGTAAACTTTTTAAATTACCCCACAGCATAAAAGTTAATAACCCGTCAAGTCTGCAAATGCAAACTTATCTTTAA
- a CDS encoding GntR family transcriptional regulator, with translation MFEFINIDEDSRIPKYQQIVNSIISNIEVGNLVIDQRIPSINKFSEEFYLSRDTVEKAYGILKERKIISAIRGKGFYINTTKLISKTNILFFINKLSSYKLRIYNSFINCVGHNCHTDLVIYHCDETLFLNLLEKHQSSYDYYVIMPHFKTENLKHTSYTQNVITALKKIPREKLVILDNKKSTIKGLDIEIYQDFENDIYNALKEGFTKIKEYKKVILFYPEKAVYPYPRRILHGFTKFCVEFNLDFEILNEVIDDMIIKKGDLFITIEESDLVSLVNQAKEDEFILGKDIGIISYNDTPLKDLLGITVVSTDFKVMGETAADMILNNKKGSYKVPFNLIERDSL, from the coding sequence ATGTTTGAATTTATTAATATAGATGAGGATTCTAGAATTCCTAAATACCAACAAATCGTAAATTCTATTATTTCGAATATCGAAGTAGGGAATTTAGTAATAGATCAGAGAATACCTTCAATTAATAAGTTTAGTGAAGAGTTTTATCTTTCTCGCGATACTGTTGAGAAGGCTTATGGTATTCTAAAGGAGCGTAAAATAATAAGTGCGATTAGAGGCAAAGGCTTTTATATTAACACTACAAAGTTAATTTCAAAAACAAATATTTTATTTTTTATTAATAAGTTAAGTTCTTATAAGCTGAGAATCTATAATTCATTTATTAATTGTGTTGGGCATAATTGCCATACTGACTTAGTGATATACCATTGTGATGAAACGTTATTTTTAAATTTATTAGAGAAGCATCAATCATCTTACGACTATTATGTTATCATGCCCCATTTCAAAACGGAAAATCTAAAACATACTAGTTATACACAAAATGTAATTACGGCGCTCAAAAAAATACCTAGGGAAAAGCTCGTTATTTTAGACAATAAAAAATCAACAATTAAAGGTTTAGATATTGAAATTTATCAAGATTTTGAAAACGATATATATAATGCTTTAAAAGAAGGATTTACGAAGATTAAGGAATATAAAAAAGTTATATTATTTTATCCTGAGAAAGCAGTATATCCATATCCTAGAAGAATTTTACATGGATTTACAAAATTTTGTGTAGAATTTAATCTTGATTTTGAAATTCTTAATGAAGTGATTGATGATATGATTATTAAAAAGGGTGATTTGTTTATTACCATTGAAGAGTCCGATTTAGTTAGTCTGGTAAATCAAGCTAAAGAAGATGAATTTATTTTAGGAAAGGATATAGGTATTATATCTTATAATGATACACCGCTTAAAGATTTATTAGGAATTACAGTTGTTTCAACTGATTTTAAAGTAATGGGGGAAACCGCAGCTGATATGATCTTAAATAATAAAAAAGGTAGTTATAAAGTCCCTTTTAATTTAATTGAGCGAGATTCTTTATAA
- a CDS encoding bifunctional aldolase/short-chain dehydrogenase, with protein sequence MATSTKTFKYVDYLWDQEKADSLGDDQVALFLYRSNILGADLRITNYGGGNTSCKTIEKDPLTNEDVEVMWVKGSGGDIGTLTRAGIAGLYTSRLRDLKKVYQGLHDEDRMVGLFNHCIYDLDSKAPSIDTPLHGLLPFAHIDHLHPDALIAVAAAKDSEKVTKEIWGDTMGWVPWQKPGFDLGLQLEKCLADNPGIRGIVLGSHGLFTWGDTSYESYMNSLEVIEMASEYIEKKIKENGEVFGGQKVESLPAAQRKEKAAQLMPLLRGLCSSENRMIGHFSDTDVVMEYINSNNLERLAPMGTSCPDHFLRTKIQPLVLSLDKNEDLSDTDAVRAKLEPAFEAYRQEYVDYYNNCKRDNSPAIRDANPVIIIYPGVGMFSFAKNKQTTRVANEFYINAINVMRGAEAITEYTSLPRQEAFDIEYWLLEEAKLQRMPKELPLSRKVALITGAGGGIGKAIADKLAAEGANVVLTDINEESLVTANATYKRDVSTYAVCDVTNADSISSAYKKACLEFGGVDIIVHSAGLAISKALEDTTEKDWNILQNILVKGQFELAQQSVEIMRKQGLGGDYISIASKNGLVAGPNNVAYGTAKAAQQHMVRLLAAELGKDKIRVNTVNPDGVIVGSKIWEGAWAEGRAKANGITVKELPAFYAKRNLLNEIIRPEDIANGVFSLVGILDKSTGNIINVDGGMANAFVR encoded by the coding sequence ATGGCAACTAGCACAAAAACTTTCAAGTACGTAGACTATTTATGGGATCAAGAAAAAGCAGATTCACTTGGTGATGATCAGGTAGCTTTATTCTTGTATCGTTCAAATATTTTAGGAGCAGATTTAAGAATCACTAACTATGGTGGTGGAAATACCAGTTGTAAAACTATAGAAAAAGACCCGTTGACTAATGAAGATGTTGAAGTCATGTGGGTAAAGGGTTCTGGTGGAGATATAGGAACCTTAACTAGAGCCGGTATAGCTGGATTATACACAAGTAGGTTGCGAGATTTAAAAAAAGTATATCAAGGCTTACATGATGAGGATAGAATGGTAGGTTTATTTAACCATTGTATTTATGATTTAGATAGTAAAGCACCTTCAATTGACACACCTTTACACGGCTTGTTACCTTTTGCGCATATTGATCACTTACATCCAGATGCGCTTATTGCTGTGGCAGCCGCAAAAGATAGTGAGAAGGTCACTAAAGAAATTTGGGGAGATACTATGGGCTGGGTTCCATGGCAAAAACCAGGTTTTGACTTAGGCCTACAATTAGAAAAATGTCTAGCAGACAATCCAGGAATAAGAGGTATCGTGTTAGGAAGCCACGGTTTATTTACATGGGGTGACACTTCTTATGAATCCTATATGAATAGTCTCGAAGTTATAGAAATGGCTTCAGAATATATTGAGAAAAAAATAAAAGAAAACGGTGAAGTTTTTGGTGGTCAAAAAGTTGAAAGCTTACCAGCAGCACAACGCAAGGAAAAAGCCGCTCAATTAATGCCACTTCTTAGAGGTCTTTGTTCCTCAGAAAATAGAATGATAGGTCACTTCTCAGATACTGATGTCGTGATGGAGTACATTAATAGTAATAATCTTGAAAGGCTTGCCCCTATGGGAACTTCTTGTCCAGATCACTTCTTAAGAACTAAAATTCAACCTTTAGTACTATCACTAGATAAAAATGAAGATCTCTCTGACACTGATGCAGTAAGAGCTAAACTAGAACCAGCATTTGAAGCTTACCGTCAGGAATACGTAGATTATTATAATAACTGTAAACGAGACAACAGTCCTGCGATAAGAGATGCTAATCCTGTGATTATCATTTACCCAGGTGTAGGAATGTTTAGTTTTGCTAAAAATAAACAAACTACCAGAGTAGCAAACGAGTTTTACATCAACGCTATAAACGTGATGCGCGGCGCAGAAGCTATTACAGAATACACTTCATTACCACGTCAGGAGGCATTTGATATTGAATACTGGCTATTAGAAGAGGCAAAACTTCAAAGAATGCCTAAAGAATTACCACTATCCAGAAAAGTAGCCTTAATTACAGGTGCCGGTGGTGGAATAGGAAAAGCCATTGCAGATAAACTAGCCGCAGAAGGTGCAAACGTGGTTCTAACAGACATCAATGAAGAAAGTCTTGTTACTGCAAACGCAACTTACAAAAGAGATGTATCAACATATGCAGTATGTGATGTAACTAATGCTGACTCTATCTCATCAGCATATAAGAAGGCATGTCTAGAGTTTGGTGGTGTGGATATTATTGTTCACAGTGCAGGATTAGCCATATCTAAAGCGCTAGAAGATACTACAGAAAAGGATTGGAATATTTTACAAAATATCCTTGTAAAAGGACAATTTGAGCTCGCTCAACAGTCTGTAGAAATTATGCGTAAACAAGGACTAGGTGGAGATTATATTTCTATCGCTAGTAAAAATGGTCTGGTTGCAGGACCTAATAATGTAGCTTATGGAACTGCAAAAGCAGCTCAACAACATATGGTACGTTTACTTGCGGCAGAACTAGGTAAAGATAAAATAAGAGTAAACACTGTAAATCCAGATGGAGTCATCGTAGGGAGTAAAATCTGGGAAGGTGCCTGGGCAGAAGGTCGTGCAAAAGCAAACGGTATTACCGTTAAAGAGTTACCAGCATTCTATGCAAAACGTAACCTATTGAACGAGATCATCAGACCTGAAGATATCGCAAACGGTGTATTCTCATTAGTGGGAATCTTAGATAAATCTACAGGTAATATTATCAACGTAGATGGTGGTATGGCAAATGCCTTTGTGAGATAA
- a CDS encoding sugar isomerase codes for MNVTKQQIQDENKKHLDAHHNSYNYLADSLTKNGHNVDHILKQLSDFQVAIPSWALGAGGTRFGRFSFYGEPSTLEQKIDDIGILHSLTQTAGAVSLHIPWDIPSDYKAIKEKADQLDIKFDAVNSNTFQDQTNAKESYKFGSLSNTSKAVRDQAIQHNLDVIDIGNKLGSKALTVWLADGSSFPGQNNFQTAFQNTQDSLIEIYQGLPQDWKLLVEYKPYEPNFYSTVIQDWGASLMLANGCGDKAYTLVDLGHHLPNTNIEQIVAILQLKGKLGGFHFNDSKYGDDDLTVGSIKPYALFLIFNELVYGIENNPQNPDLAWMIDASHNIKDPLEDLIQSLEAIQEAYAKAMLVDQVALKAAQMDNDVVKCQELLQEAYRTDVRPLLAAARLQTGGAINPINSYRLLSVRDQLIKERGKNTIATGL; via the coding sequence ATGAACGTAACTAAGCAACAAATTCAAGACGAAAATAAAAAACATCTTGACGCTCATCATAACAGCTATAACTATCTTGCTGACAGTTTAACAAAAAATGGTCACAATGTAGACCACATTTTAAAGCAATTATCAGACTTTCAAGTAGCTATCCCTAGTTGGGCACTAGGAGCTGGAGGAACCCGTTTTGGTCGTTTTTCCTTCTATGGTGAACCTTCAACACTTGAACAGAAAATTGATGATATAGGAATACTGCATAGTTTAACCCAAACCGCTGGAGCTGTTTCATTACATATTCCATGGGACATTCCATCAGACTATAAGGCGATAAAAGAAAAAGCCGATCAGTTAGATATTAAATTTGATGCTGTTAACTCAAATACATTCCAGGATCAAACAAATGCAAAAGAGAGCTACAAATTTGGCTCATTAAGTAACACCAGTAAAGCCGTAAGAGATCAGGCAATCCAACATAATTTAGATGTTATTGATATAGGTAATAAACTAGGTTCTAAAGCACTTACAGTATGGCTAGCAGATGGCTCAAGTTTCCCTGGTCAAAACAATTTCCAGACCGCATTTCAAAACACTCAAGATAGTTTAATAGAGATTTATCAAGGTTTACCACAGGATTGGAAACTTTTAGTAGAATACAAACCTTATGAACCTAATTTTTATAGTACTGTTATTCAGGATTGGGGAGCATCGTTAATGCTAGCAAACGGCTGCGGTGATAAGGCTTATACCTTAGTAGATTTAGGACATCATTTACCTAATACTAATATCGAGCAAATAGTAGCCATCCTTCAATTAAAAGGAAAACTAGGAGGTTTTCACTTTAATGACAGTAAATATGGAGACGATGATCTTACCGTAGGAAGTATCAAACCATATGCGTTATTCTTAATTTTTAATGAATTAGTTTACGGTATAGAAAACAATCCTCAAAATCCAGATTTAGCCTGGATGATAGATGCCAGCCATAACATTAAAGACCCATTAGAAGACCTGATACAATCCCTAGAAGCTATTCAAGAAGCTTATGCAAAAGCGATGTTAGTAGATCAGGTTGCATTAAAAGCAGCTCAAATGGACAATGATGTAGTTAAATGTCAGGAACTTTTACAAGAAGCTTATAGAACTGACGTTAGACCATTGCTTGCTGCAGCACGACTACAAACTGGTGGAGCCATCAACCCTATTAATAGTTATCGATTATTATCTGTAAGAGATCAATTAATTAAAGAAAGAGGTAAGAACACCATAGCAACAGGACTTTAA
- a CDS encoding FGGY-family carbohydrate kinase, with protein MKQKVTAVFDIGKTNKKFFLFDNDFKEVHREYSRFEPIEDEDGHPTEDLAALQRWLKDLFHRILENEEYTVKAINFSTYGASFVHLDENGEVLTPLYNYTKEIDEQVEEEFFQKYGPELAFATTTGSPRSGLLNSGMQLYWLKHKKPEVFKKIKYSLHLPQYLSYIFTGIPLSEYTSIGCHTSLWNYQTKDYHNWVYEENIHKILPPIVSTETSINMNYNGTRIKIGVGIHDSSSALLPYIRSVKKPFILVSTGTWSISLNPFSKTLLNEDETKNNCINYMRINGKAVKSSRLFLGNEYNLQVKELSECFNVEKDYHKTVQFDHQLYAEISKEFKHSFAWKSFSHKDMPETTFYHYDKFEQAYHHMMIELVSIQVENIKRISQDQEIDRLYVDGGFSDNDLYIKLLSHYLRDMKLRTTKASLGSALGAAVAISDRKLNSKFLKKNYSLKKHVPFIIK; from the coding sequence ATGAAGCAAAAAGTAACTGCTGTATTTGACATAGGTAAAACCAATAAAAAATTCTTTCTATTTGACAATGACTTTAAAGAAGTTCATCGAGAGTATTCTCGTTTTGAACCTATTGAAGATGAAGATGGACACCCAACGGAAGATCTCGCAGCGTTACAAAGATGGTTGAAAGATCTATTCCATCGTATTTTAGAAAATGAAGAATATACTGTTAAAGCCATCAACTTTTCAACTTATGGTGCCAGCTTTGTACATCTAGATGAAAATGGTGAGGTACTCACACCACTTTATAACTATACAAAAGAAATAGACGAACAAGTTGAAGAAGAATTTTTTCAAAAATACGGTCCCGAATTAGCCTTTGCTACTACAACAGGTTCTCCACGCTCAGGATTGCTTAATTCTGGTATGCAACTTTACTGGTTAAAACATAAAAAACCAGAGGTATTTAAAAAAATAAAATATTCACTGCATTTACCTCAATATCTCAGTTATATTTTTACTGGAATTCCCTTAAGTGAATATACCAGTATAGGTTGTCATACATCTTTGTGGAATTATCAGACTAAAGATTATCATAACTGGGTTTATGAAGAAAATATTCATAAAATATTACCACCTATAGTTTCTACAGAAACCAGTATCAACATGAATTACAATGGTACACGCATAAAAATAGGTGTAGGAATTCATGATAGCTCCTCTGCCCTACTACCATATATTAGAAGTGTAAAAAAACCGTTCATTCTAGTATCCACAGGTACATGGTCTATTTCATTAAATCCATTTTCTAAAACACTACTCAATGAGGATGAGACAAAAAACAATTGTATCAACTACATGAGAATTAATGGAAAGGCCGTTAAATCATCTCGCTTATTCTTAGGTAACGAATACAATTTACAGGTAAAAGAACTTTCAGAATGTTTTAATGTTGAAAAGGACTATCATAAAACGGTACAATTTGACCATCAACTTTATGCTGAAATTTCTAAAGAGTTCAAACATAGTTTTGCCTGGAAGTCCTTTTCCCATAAAGACATGCCTGAAACAACATTTTATCATTATGATAAATTTGAACAAGCATATCATCATATGATGATTGAATTAGTCTCTATACAAGTAGAAAACATTAAGAGAATCTCTCAAGATCAAGAAATAGACCGACTATATGTGGATGGTGGATTCTCAGACAACGATCTATATATCAAACTATTATCACACTATCTTAGAGACATGAAATTGCGCACTACTAAAGCTTCTTTAGGATCAGCACTAGGTGCTGCGGTTGCTATTTCTGATAGAAAATTGAATTCTAAGTTTTTGAAAAAGAACTACTCTCTTAAAAAACACGTACCCTTCATTATTAAATAG
- a CDS encoding alpha-hydroxy acid oxidase, translated as MALNINTKYPSIADLRNKARKKIPKFAFEYLDGGCNEDVNLHRNTSELREVQLKPNYLRNHGGSSTKTKLFGIEYDAPFGISPIGLQGLMWPNSPEILAKAAFDHNIPFILSTVTTTSIERAAELTEGKAWFQLYHPTEDRLRDDIIKRAEAAECPVLVILCDVPSFGFRPRDIRNGLAMPPKMNLSNILQAFGRPQWSIETLKHGIPSFANLLPYMPKNLDLKQLGKFMDQTFSGRLNEEKIKPIRDMWKGKIVLKGVASHEDAEQAIKLGLDGIIVSNHGGRQLDAGESSIKPLTSIAAKYSDQIEVMMDSGIRSGPDVARALASGAKFTFMGRSFMYGVAALGNKGGDHTISLLKTELQQVMEQICCERVEDFPNHLIK; from the coding sequence ATGGCTTTAAATATAAATACTAAGTATCCGTCCATTGCAGATTTAAGGAACAAAGCAAGAAAGAAGATTCCTAAGTTTGCTTTTGAATACCTAGATGGTGGTTGTAATGAAGATGTTAATTTACATAGGAATACCTCAGAATTAAGAGAAGTACAATTAAAGCCTAACTATTTAAGAAATCACGGCGGTTCATCTACAAAAACTAAGTTATTTGGTATTGAATACGATGCACCATTTGGGATATCACCTATAGGATTACAAGGATTAATGTGGCCTAATTCACCTGAAATTCTAGCTAAAGCCGCCTTTGATCACAACATTCCCTTTATCCTCAGTACCGTTACCACTACCAGCATAGAAAGAGCTGCAGAACTTACTGAAGGAAAAGCATGGTTCCAACTCTATCATCCTACAGAAGATCGATTAAGAGATGATATTATAAAAAGAGCCGAAGCTGCAGAATGTCCCGTTCTAGTTATTCTTTGTGATGTACCTAGCTTCGGATTTAGACCTAGAGACATTAGAAACGGACTTGCTATGCCGCCTAAAATGAACTTGAGTAACATTTTACAAGCTTTTGGCAGGCCACAATGGAGTATAGAGACACTTAAACATGGTATCCCTAGTTTTGCAAACTTATTACCTTACATGCCTAAAAACTTAGATCTTAAGCAATTAGGCAAATTTATGGATCAGACTTTTTCTGGTCGATTAAATGAGGAAAAGATCAAACCTATCCGTGATATGTGGAAAGGTAAGATTGTATTAAAAGGTGTTGCCTCTCATGAAGATGCAGAACAAGCCATTAAATTAGGTCTAGATGGTATTATAGTATCTAACCATGGAGGACGACAACTAGATGCTGGAGAATCTTCTATTAAGCCACTTACTTCTATTGCTGCAAAATATAGTGATCAAATAGAAGTCATGATGGATAGCGGTATACGATCTGGACCTGATGTAGCAAGAGCCCTAGCTTCAGGTGCAAAGTTCACATTTATGGGACGTTCTTTTATGTATGGAGTTGCTGCTTTAGGAAATAAAGGCGGTGATCATACCATATCCTTATTAAAAACAGAATTACAACAGGTGATGGAACAAATATGCTGCGAGCGCGTAGAGGATTTTCCTAATCACCTGATTAAATAA
- a CDS encoding purine-cytosine permease family protein translates to MSQVNIESDQIEEMAGGEFEREPVPQSKLKGWKSFLGMYAGEHAAGTEFMIGPLFLTAGVSAFDLIVGLLFGNLLAVLSWRFLTAEIAVKNRLTLYFQLEKICGKKLVTAYNLANGILFCFLAGSMITVSATAVGIPFDMEMPKLSDTMPNGITWIIIVIAIGAVISLIASKGYDTVSKAANWMSPVIVLAFVACGVVALTQLEVTSFSDFWNIWGEGSEPFPGQIKFTFWHVVIWSWFANGAMHVGMSDLSVFRFAKKASSGWTTAAGMYVGHYMAWIAAALLYAVYLKTPEALSFLNNGEAPPVAPGPLAHNAIGVFGIIAVVLAGWTTANPTIYRAGLAFQAIIPKASTFWVTIIAGTIATIAGLFPAFAMKLLGFVALYGFILAPVGAVIVFEHFFAEKLGITKNYAEIAGIKVNNAVLFAWAISFGLFYFISVQFDVFLSFVTLPAWLLSGVLFLAFSKMIQKKGS, encoded by the coding sequence ATGAGTCAAGTAAACATAGAATCAGATCAAATAGAAGAAATGGCCGGCGGCGAGTTTGAAAGAGAACCTGTCCCACAATCCAAATTAAAAGGATGGAAAAGTTTTCTAGGAATGTATGCCGGTGAACATGCCGCAGGGACTGAGTTTATGATAGGACCGCTATTTCTTACGGCTGGTGTGAGCGCCTTTGATCTAATTGTAGGTTTGCTATTTGGAAATTTATTAGCCGTTTTAAGCTGGCGATTTTTAACTGCAGAAATCGCAGTTAAAAACAGATTGACACTCTACTTTCAGTTAGAAAAGATATGTGGTAAAAAATTAGTAACCGCTTATAACCTTGCAAATGGTATTTTATTCTGCTTTCTCGCAGGATCCATGATTACAGTATCTGCAACTGCAGTAGGTATTCCATTTGATATGGAAATGCCTAAACTTTCTGACACCATGCCTAATGGTATTACATGGATCATCATTGTAATTGCCATAGGCGCTGTGATTTCTTTAATCGCATCAAAGGGTTATGATACGGTTTCTAAAGCCGCAAACTGGATGTCTCCTGTTATTGTTCTAGCCTTTGTTGCATGTGGAGTAGTTGCATTAACACAATTAGAAGTTACCAGCTTTTCAGATTTCTGGAATATTTGGGGAGAAGGATCTGAGCCATTTCCTGGTCAGATTAAATTTACGTTTTGGCATGTCGTGATCTGGTCATGGTTTGCAAATGGTGCTATGCATGTAGGAATGTCTGATTTATCTGTATTCCGTTTTGCAAAGAAAGCGAGTTCAGGATGGACCACTGCAGCAGGAATGTATGTAGGACACTACATGGCATGGATTGCAGCAGCACTTCTTTATGCGGTCTATTTGAAAACTCCAGAAGCCTTAAGCTTCTTAAATAATGGAGAAGCACCACCAGTTGCACCAGGTCCATTAGCACATAATGCCATAGGTGTTTTTGGGATAATAGCGGTTGTTCTGGCAGGATGGACTACTGCAAACCCTACTATCTATAGAGCAGGACTAGCGTTTCAAGCCATAATACCAAAAGCTTCTACATTCTGGGTGACTATTATCGCAGGGACCATTGCTACCATCGCTGGTTTATTTCCAGCATTTGCTATGAAATTATTAGGTTTTGTAGCACTTTATGGCTTTATTCTAGCACCAGTAGGTGCTGTAATTGTATTTGAGCATTTCTTTGCAGAGAAGTTAGGCATCACAAAAAACTATGCAGAAATTGCTGGTATTAAAGTGAATAATGCAGTACTATTTGCATGGGCAATCAGCTTTGGTTTATTTTATTTCATCTCAGTACAATTTGATGTATTCCTTTCGTTTGTAACGCTTCCAGCGTGGTTGTTAAGTGGTGTCTTATTCTTAGCCTTTAGTAAGATGATACAAAAAAAAGGTTCATAA
- a CDS encoding DUF1501 domain-containing protein → MQRRDFLKRSALASSAIMIPSFMRAFENTPAHISGFKKLVVIQLSGGNDGLNTIVPYRNDIYYSIRPQIAIPKNKILKATDDLGFNEHLAPLKELYDKGYLSIINNVGYPNPNRSHFRSTDIWHTASDATQYLESGWLGRYIEKVGTHSHLGIEVDESLSMILKGENRNGIATQNAALFRRNMEQPFFDEVLHQQTDSHLSEHNLGYLYKTMLAAKSSARYLHEKTRIYESKQEYPSNPFAKQLKTTAQFINSGVETQVYYVSMGGFDTHVNQQNSQGKLLKTYSDAMSSFIKDLEKNDTFKDTLVMTFSEFGRRVAQNASNGTDHGTANQVYIIGKNLKNAGFYNPAANLSQLDDNGDLKFEIDFRTVYATILDRWMDIDDATVLNKEFSKLDFV, encoded by the coding sequence ATGCAACGTAGAGACTTTTTAAAGCGCAGTGCGCTAGCCAGCAGTGCCATTATGATTCCTAGTTTTATGCGCGCGTTTGAAAATACGCCAGCTCATATTTCTGGTTTTAAAAAACTAGTAGTGATACAACTTTCTGGCGGTAACGATGGATTGAATACGATTGTTCCTTATCGCAATGATATTTATTATAGCATTAGACCACAAATCGCTATTCCTAAAAATAAGATTCTTAAAGCTACAGATGATTTAGGTTTTAATGAACATCTCGCACCGTTAAAAGAACTTTATGATAAAGGCTATTTGAGTATCATTAATAATGTAGGTTATCCTAATCCTAATCGATCGCATTTCCGTTCTACAGATATATGGCATACCGCTAGTGATGCGACACAGTATCTAGAAAGTGGCTGGCTGGGTAGATATATAGAAAAAGTAGGTACGCATTCGCATTTAGGAATAGAAGTGGATGAGAGCTTATCGATGATTTTAAAAGGTGAAAATCGTAACGGTATTGCCACACAAAATGCGGCACTGTTTCGTCGTAATATGGAACAACCATTTTTTGATGAAGTACTACATCAACAAACAGATTCTCACCTAAGTGAACACAATTTAGGATATCTCTATAAAACCATGCTAGCTGCAAAAAGTAGCGCTAGATATTTGCATGAGAAAACACGCATTTATGAGAGTAAACAAGAGTATCCTAGCAATCCATTTGCAAAACAATTGAAAACCACAGCACAATTTATTAATTCAGGAGTAGAAACACAGGTGTATTACGTTTCTATGGGTGGTTTTGACACACACGTGAATCAGCAAAACAGTCAGGGGAAATTGCTCAAAACCTACAGCGATGCGATGTCTAGCTTTATAAAAGATTTAGAAAAAAACGATACCTTTAAAGACACGCTGGTGATGACATTTTCAGAATTTGGTCGTCGTGTGGCACAAAATGCTTCTAATGGAACTGATCATGGTACGGCAAATCAAGTTTACATTATAGGTAAAAATTTAAAAAATGCTGGTTTTTATAATCCAGCGGCAAACCTGTCTCAACTAGATGATAATGGAGATTTGAAATTTGAAATTGATTTCCGTACCGTATATGCTACCATTCTAGATCGATGGATGGACATTGATGATGCAACGGTACTGAATAAAGAGTTCAGTAAATTAGATTTTGTATAA